In Nitrospirota bacterium, a single window of DNA contains:
- the phoU gene encoding phosphate signaling complex protein PhoU, producing MSIFDEELNSLKETILKMGLLVDASIRDSIKSLVERDSELAKEVISKDPEINSLDVEIDEEGTRLIALRQPKAGDLRFLITAMKITTDLERIGDLAEDICERAIELNEEPILKPYIDIPRMAEISRGMLIDVLDAFVRKDPQIAYDVIGRDDEVDSLTVQIFNELLFFMIQDPRAVSRAVKITYISKYLERIADHATNIAEMVVYMVEGKIIRHTQK from the coding sequence ATGAGCATATTCGACGAAGAACTGAACAGTCTTAAGGAAACGATTCTTAAGATGGGACTTTTGGTAGATGCCTCAATAAGGGATTCCATAAAAAGCCTTGTTGAACGGGACAGTGAGCTTGCAAAAGAGGTGATAAGCAAAGACCCTGAGATAAACTCCCTCGATGTGGAGATAGACGAGGAAGGCACAAGACTTATAGCTCTCAGACAGCCAAAGGCAGGAGACCTGAGATTCCTCATAACCGCAATGAAGATTACAACTGACCTCGAAAGAATCGGAGACCTTGCAGAGGATATATGCGAAAGGGCAATAGAGCTTAACGAGGAGCCAATCCTCAAGCCATATATCGATATACCGAGGATGGCTGAAATCTCGAGGGGCATGCTTATAGATGTGCTCGATGCATTTGTAAGAAAGGACCCTCAAATTGCATATGATGTTATTGGAAGGGATGACGAGGTCGATAGCCTCACTGTCCAGATATTCAATGAATTGCTGTTTTTTATGATTCAGGACCCGAGGGCTGTTTCGAGGGCAGTGAAGATAACATATATCTCAAAATACCTTGAGCGAATTGCAGACCATGCAACGAATATTGCAGAGATGGTTGTCTATATGGTCGAGGGAAAGATAATAAGGCACACTCAAAAATAG
- the pstB gene encoding phosphate ABC transporter ATP-binding protein, with protein MPAKDAEFVIESLSAWFGKNQALKDITMTVMEHEITAIIGPSGCGKSTFVRCLNRLHEEVIGGRCSGKVIFEGKNIYDPDVDPVLIRRLIGMVFQKPNPFPAMTVYDNVVAGLILEGRIKKSILDEKVERFLRLAVLWDEVKDKLRDSGASLSGGQQQRLCIARALAVEPKVILMDEPTSALDPVSTGKIEELMQGLKKNYTIIIVTHNMQQAGRVSDMTGFFLLGELIEFGKTDKIFTAPSNKLTEDYITGRFG; from the coding sequence ATGCCAGCAAAAGACGCTGAGTTCGTCATAGAAAGCCTTAGTGCATGGTTTGGAAAAAATCAGGCACTTAAGGACATTACTATGACTGTCATGGAGCATGAGATTACTGCAATCATAGGTCCATCAGGATGTGGAAAGTCGACATTCGTAAGGTGCCTTAACAGGCTTCATGAAGAGGTCATAGGCGGAAGATGCAGTGGAAAGGTTATATTCGAAGGCAAAAACATCTATGACCCGGATGTCGACCCTGTGCTCATAAGAAGGCTCATAGGTATGGTATTTCAGAAACCGAATCCATTTCCTGCAATGACTGTTTATGACAATGTAGTGGCAGGGCTTATCCTTGAAGGACGAATTAAGAAGTCTATCCTCGATGAGAAGGTAGAGAGGTTTCTGAGACTCGCTGTACTCTGGGATGAGGTTAAGGACAAACTCAGGGACTCAGGTGCATCTCTTTCAGGCGGGCAACAGCAAAGGCTCTGCATAGCAAGGGCACTGGCAGTCGAGCCCAAGGTCATATTAATGGATGAGCCTACTTCTGCACTTGACCCTGTGTCAACAGGAAAGATAGAGGAGCTAATGCAAGGTTTGAAAAAGAATTATACTATAATCATAGTGACTCATAATATGCAGCAGGCTGGAAGGGTCTCAGATATGACAGGGTTTTTTCTCTTGGGAGAGCTTATAGAGTTCGGAAAAACCGATAAGATATTTACGGCTCCTTCAAATAAACTAACAGAGGACTATATAACAGGGAGGTTTGGCTAA
- the pstA gene encoding phosphate ABC transporter permease PstA: MSNLRYRKRKLTQDVMFISSYVSAVIGISLLFLILGYVFYKGVRGINLDFFLRLPTPVGVSGGGMSNALIGSLYLIGFASLFSIPIGILIGVYLSEFGRGAFASLVRFLTETLAGLPAIVAGIFAYTVIVIPMRKFSALAGSFALSILMLPIIVKSTEELLKMVPRDLREASLALGIPKWKTIVKVVLSTAKSGILTGIILAVARAGGEAAPLLFTALGNSYMNLYPHEPMASLPVQLYVYAVSPYEDWHQKAWASALVLVGIVLIASVTARSYASKRR; encoded by the coding sequence ATGAGCAATCTTAGATATAGGAAAAGAAAGCTCACGCAGGATGTGATGTTTATATCCTCTTATGTATCGGCAGTAATCGGCATCTCTTTGCTTTTTCTGATACTCGGTTATGTGTTCTACAAAGGTGTTAGGGGAATAAACCTCGATTTCTTCCTCAGGCTTCCAACCCCGGTTGGTGTTTCTGGAGGTGGAATGTCAAATGCCCTGATAGGAAGCCTCTATCTCATAGGTTTTGCGTCTTTGTTTTCAATACCAATAGGGATTCTCATTGGTGTATATCTTTCTGAGTTTGGAAGAGGTGCCTTTGCCTCTTTAGTGAGATTTCTTACCGAGACCCTTGCTGGGCTTCCAGCCATTGTTGCAGGCATATTTGCTTACACAGTCATCGTAATACCGATGAGAAAGTTCTCTGCACTGGCAGGCTCATTTGCATTGAGCATCCTTATGCTTCCTATTATCGTAAAGTCTACTGAGGAGCTTCTGAAGATGGTTCCAAGAGACCTGAGAGAGGCATCCTTAGCATTGGGGATTCCTAAGTGGAAGACTATCGTCAAGGTAGTCTTAAGCACGGCAAAATCAGGGATACTGACAGGTATTATACTTGCTGTTGCAAGGGCAGGCGGAGAGGCAGCACCACTTCTTTTTACAGCGCTCGGAAACTCATACATGAATCTTTATCCCCATGAGCCTATGGCAAGCCTTCCGGTTCAGCTTTATGTCTATGCAGTCTCACCCTATGAGGACTGGCATCAAAAGGCATGGGCATCTGCATTAGTCCTTGTAGGGATTGTCCTTATAGCGTCTGTTACAGCGAGGAGCTATGCCAGCAAAAGACGCTGA